From one Phocoena sinus isolate mPhoSin1 chromosome 6, mPhoSin1.pri, whole genome shotgun sequence genomic stretch:
- the LOC116755563 gene encoding LOW QUALITY PROTEIN: polyadenylate-binding protein 4-like (The sequence of the model RefSeq protein was modified relative to this genomic sequence to represent the inferred CDS: inserted 1 base in 1 codon; deleted 2 bases in 2 codons) → MNAAANSYPHGLLHVGAQRSDVTEAILYGKFSPAGPVLSIRVCRDMITCRSQGYADVNFQQPADAEWALGTVNFAMIKLKLIRIMWSQRNPSLRKSGVGNVFIKNLDKSIDNKALYDTFSAFGNILSCKVVCDENGSKAYTFVHFETQEAADKAIEKVNGMLLNDCKVFVGRFKSRKEWEAELGAKAKEFTNVYFKNFGEEVDDESLKELFSQFGKTLSVKVMRDPSGKSKGFGFVSYEEHENANKAMEEMNGKEISVKVIFVGCAQKKVERQAVLKRKFEQLKQERISRYQGVNLYIKNLDDAIDDKKLRKEFSPFGSITSAKVMLEDGRSKGFGFVCFSSPEEATKAVTEMNGRIAGSKPLYVALAQRKEERKAHLTNQYMQRVARMRVFPTNAILNQFQPAAGVYFMPAVPQAQGRPPYYTPNQLAQMRPNPRWQQGGRPQGFQGMPSAILQSGPCPALRHLAPTGNAPASRGLPATAQRVGSEWPDCLAMDFGGAGASQQGPTDSCQSGGVPTAGHNLAPRAAVAVAAPQAVAPYKYASNVCSPHPAIQPLQAPQPVLHVQGQELLTAAMLAAAPPXEQKQMLGKHLFPLIQTMHSNLAGKITGMLLEIDILELLHMLESPESLRSKVDEAVVVLQAHHTKKEAAQKVGAVDAATS, encoded by the exons atgaACGCCGCAGCCAACAGCTAT CCCCATGGCCTCCTGCACGTGGGTGCCCAGCGCTCAGACGTCACCGAGGCCATCCTGTACGGAAAGTTCAGTCCTGCGGGGCCTGTGCTGTCCATCCGGGTCTGCCGCGATATGATCACCTGCCGCTCCCAGGGTTATGCCGACGTCAACTTCCAGCAGCCGGCTGACGCTGAGTGGGCCTTGGGTACCGTGAACTTTGCTATGATTAAGTTAAAGCTAATCCGTATCATGTGGTCTCAGAGGAATCCTTCTTTGAGAAAATCTGGCGTGGGAAATGTCTTCATCAAGAACCTGGACAAATCTATAGATAACAAGGCACTTTATGAtactttttctgcttttggaAACATTCTGTCCTGCAAGGTGGTGTGTGATGAGAACGGCTCTAAGGCTTATACCTTTGTCCACTTCGAGACCCAGGAAGCTGCCGACAAGGCCATCGAGAAGGTGAACGGCATGCTCCTCAATGACTGCAAAGTGTTTGTGGGCAGATTCAAGTCTCGAAAAGAGTGGGAAGCTGAGCTTGGAGCCAAAGCCAAGGAATTCACCAATGTATATTTCAAAAACTTTGGGGAAGAGGTGGATGATGAGAGTCTGAAAGAGCTATTTAGCCAGTTTGGTAAGACT TTAAGTGTCAAGGTGATGAGAGATCCCAGTGGGAAATCCAAAGGCTTTGGCTTTGTGAGTTATGAAGAACACGAGAATGCCAATAAGGCCATGGAagagatgaatggaaaagaaatcagTGTGAAAGTCATTTTCGTCGGCTGTGCACAGAAGAAAGTGGAACGGCAGGCCGTGTTAAAGCGAAAATTTGAACAGCTGAAACAGGAGAGAATTAGTCGCTATCAGGGGGTGAATCTCTACATTAAGAACTTGGATGACGCCATTGATGATAAGAAGTTAAGGAAAGAGTTTTCTCCTTTTGGATCAATCACCAGTGCCAAGGTGATGCTGGAGGATGGGAGAAGCAAAGGGTTTGGATTTGTCTGCTTCTCATCCCCTGAAGAGGCAACCAAAGCAGTCACGGAGATGAACGGACGCATCGCGGGCTCCAAGCCACTGTACGTTGCCCtggcccagagaaaggaagagagaaaggctCACCTGACCAACCAATATATGCAGCGGGTGGCCAGGATGAGAGTGTTCCCTACAAATGCCATCTTAAATCAGTTCCAGCCTGCAGCTGGGGTCTACTTTATGCCAGCAGTTCCACAGGCTCAGGGAAGACCTCCATATTATACACCTAACCAGTTAGCACAGATGAGGCCTAATCCACGCTGGCAGCAAGGTGGGAGACCTCAAGGCTTCCAAGGAATGCCAAGTGCTATACTGCAGTCTGGGCCTTGTCCAGCTCTTCGCCATCTGGCTCCAACTGGTAATGCTCCGGCCTCTCGCGGCCTCCCAGCTACTGCTCAGAGAGTCGGGTCTGAGTGGCCGGACTGCTTGGCTATGGACTTTGGTGGGGCTGGTGCCTCCCAGCAAGGGCCAACTGACAGCTGCCAGTCTGGAGGTGTTCCCACAGCTGGGCATAACCTAGCGCCTCGTGCTGCTGTTGCTGTCGCTGCTCCTCAGGCTGTTGCACCTTACAAGTATGCCTCCAATGTCTGCAGCCCTCACCCTGCCATCCAGCCCCTGCAGGCACCCCAGCCTGTGCTTCACGTGCAGGGGCAGGAGCTGCTGACCGCCGCCATGCTGGCCGCAGCACCCC AGGAACAGAAGCAGATGCTGGGTAAACATTTGTTCCCGCTCATCCAGACGATGCACTCAAATCTGGCTGGGAAGATTACGGGGATGCTGCTGGAGATTGACATCTTGGAGCTGCTACACATGCTGGAGTCCCCCGAGTCTCTCCGCTCCAAGGTGGATGAAGCTGTGGTGGTCCTACAGGCTCATCATACCAAGAAAGAAGCTGCCCAGAAGGTGGGCGCTGTCGATGCTGCTACCTCTTAG